The Delphinus delphis chromosome 11, mDelDel1.2, whole genome shotgun sequence DNA segment tAACAACAAACCTGTGATGTATACATTACATATGCCATTTGATCTCTtataaaactgaggcttggaatgTATAATTGACGATGGCTAGAACTTAGATTCTGGCTTACTCCGAGACTGTTTTTCTACCACATAACAGCACCTTCCCAAAGGCTCATAGCTAAAATCCACCATTGGCTGAGCTGGCCATAATCCTTTTCCTCCCACTCCTTTTCACGGAGAAGAAGAACTGGACATACTCAAGCTTTTGTGGAGATGATGGGAAGAAAATGCGTTTACAAATAACTAAGCATGAAGTAAGAATAATGGGGTGGTAAACTATTTGAAAACTCTCAATTCTATCACTAGCTTACTTTCACATTTTGTTATGAATGAACTCTAGGCCCCTGAAGTGATTTATTGACACAATATTATtattctcttattattatttactttttccataattaaaaaaacatatttgaacTATTTAAACCTTGGAGGATAAACCTGTTTTGACCACTTGTCAAGATCTGTGTCTCCCAAGTTGTACTGAGAAATAATGTAATTGCAATTACAGGCATCTCACATTTTGTTTGAGTTCCAAGAGTTCCGTATTTAGTTGTCTGGAATCATTGTGTATTTTCCCATTACCTAATCTAATAAAAAATGGTTATTTCCCAAGCtggcatttccttttttctctcttcccatccCTACTCCCAatccccaaaacaacaacaaaagagggaaaaatctGTTTGAACAAAGGTGAATAACAACATTAATTTTATTGGCCCGAGTTCTAGAGAATATTGTGAAAGGGGCTTTGTAGTTTAATAAGAAATGACAGTTCAATAGTGATAGTTGAATTCACACAAAGAAATGCCACCCCTTTCTGGGAAGTTGCTCTTGATCAGCACCCCaaagctttttcttcttctctctagAATCTTCTCTTTCTACATTTTGAACTGTTTCCACTGTTTCTCCAGTGACAACACTTAAATAAGggggaaatgaaggagaaagtgCACACTTTCATATTCTTTAGCAGGTTCATGATGTGCAGACTTTCTCATATCTACCCGATACCTCTTAAAATCAGTGGCGAATCTAAGAATGGTGTCACCTTAaacgttacttttttttttttttttttttttttttgtggtacgcgggcctctcactgctgtggcctctcccgttgcggagcacaggctccggacgcgcaggctcagcggccatggcccacgggtccagccgctctgcggcatgtgggatcctcccggaccagggcacgaacccgtgtcccctgcatcggcaggcggactctcaaccactgcaccaccagggaagccccacttctttttttttttaatacatctttataggagtataattgcttcacaatgctgtgttactttctgttgtgcaacaaagtgaattagccatatgcatacatatatcccatatcccctccctcttgagcctccctcccactctccctatcccaccgctctaggtggtcacaaagcaccgagctgatctccctgcgctatgcagctgcttcccactagctgtctattttacatttggtagtgtatatatgtcgatgctttGTTACTTCTGTCACCCAAGCAACAAAATTCCCTAGAAGTGATCTTTTTCTTATCTCATTTTTTCTCTATACCTAATTGcagtaataaaaatacttttataggTATGCAACATTTTTGAAgcaatttcacatttttaaaaactttatcatGACCTTTGAGCGTATGATGTCTTTGTCATTATACATGTCATGGGTGAAAAAACTGAGAATTTGAGATATTAGGGTTGACTAAGTTCTCATAGGCCCCAAACGATTGTGATCTAGGTCTTCCACCCCCAATTCCAGTGCtattgcttccatttttttaattacttagtcAATTTCACTCACCCTTCTAGATTCCAACTCCATAAGAAGAGAtcatttttcaccattttattcTTGTCACCCAAGACACTATCTGGCACTCAGTAGGTACCCCAaacatgttgaataaatgaatttcagCTATTGTTATCTTAATAATCTTAGCAATAATGCTATATAACTATACTGGTTAAAATGACTTTTCAAATTGTCTTCACATTACAAGATACAGCACAGAGTGAGGTTCAGAGCACAGGGTAATTTTCCTTAATAGATGTTAGGCTATTCCCTTAACTCTTGGAGCCTCCAATCTGGAGTCTTAACTTCTGATATCACAACCAGGGGAATGGcagaaataggagaaaatgtCACAAAAGTATTGGCTTCTTCTTATTCCCTGTGCCTCCTACTTTTCCAAACACAGAAAAATGGTTCTCACACTTGATAAGGAATTATTCAGCTGcacataagaaaaatgtaaaaacagcaCAAAATGTCAGAACTTAACATCCCAAGTCTGTGGCTCAATAGGAAGAGACTATGAAGAATTATCTTCTGGAATAAGTGATTTAACTAAAAAATGTAACTAGTTTCTACATTGTCTGACCATTGAGTCCAAGGACGTTGTCTTCAgtctcttcatttaaaaagtgaaatcgTATTGAACACAGCCTATAATTATCACTGCTTGGGGTAGAATAAGGAGATCTTATGTTTCCATCTAGTTTTTCAGGCCCTGACTATAAAGGCTAAAACCAGAGTTGACTGTCACCCCAAAGGCAATTTAAGGTTGGAAGGAGTCCTTCCAGAGctctgggaggggaaggaaaggaaagggaaagggaagggatattttaaaaattaaataaataaataaattaaataaaagaatttaaataggagaaaaaataaatctctgctACAGCTGtgctttatttccttcataaGAAATGGTCTTAGCCTTGACATAGCCTTATGCTTTAAATAACTAATGTTCATCAAGTAGCTAATATAAGGTTATATGCTTCACACGCATGGTATCATTTGATCGAATTCTCACCAAAATTCCATATGGCAACCATTGTTATCTTAAAGAAATCAAGACCTAGTATTACCCATCCACACATAAATAGAAATTAACTTAGCTAAGACTTGAGGGGGCATCTTTGGAATTTAGGTGCCCTGCACTTCACCCTTATCTTGTACTGCCTCCTCAACCACCACACTTGTGTGTATTGGACCATGGGCAAACTGCAACTAAACATTCTGTTCCTTGGTTGGTATCTTGGTTGCTACCTTTCTCATCTGAATCCTATGAAAGAACTTATTTGGAGTCAGTGGATACCGAGAATGCTAATGAAAAAGCTATGACCACACATTGTAGAACAGGAGCCTTAACAGAGGCATCTTGGAGTGGCACGTTGAATCCTGGAATATCAAATAGCTATAGTGTGAGTCTTATTTCCACTAAAACTATTTTTCAAGAGACATTATTACATTTAGTGCATCCCCATCCTCAGTCCCACCCCTTACCTTATAGGTACTACTGCTCCACCGTGGAGCAGGGGTACGGAATTCAGATCTTGGTTGCCACCCTCCAAAAAAAGATAGCCAAGGAAGGAATCTGAGCACCCTCCAGCCACCCCCTTCCAGCTCCCAAACTGTCATTCAACCTTagtaaaagagaggaaagagatttACCTGCTGCTATTGAGGCTGAAGCCTGAAAGTCATGTATAACCTTTGAAGGACTGTAAGGGTTTTAATCACAGGAATAGCACCTTTTTGACAGGCAGGAGGGAGAAAAGAGCTGAACCAGTCTGCAAACATTAACCAAGCTATTTTGGAGCAATGGCtattgcctttgaaatctttcaTCATGGGTCTATACTTAGAACTCAGatgagcctgggggaggggaatggagcAGTGTTAATCCCCAGTTGTTCTGAAGTTGTCCTGTAAGCAGGTTAGCGTCTAAACTGCCCCAGGTGGAAGTGTTCGATGCTTTGTTTAAATTATTGGATTCTCtctatgtattttgttttaaccTGTTCTGCATATAGGTTGTCACATCATTCTGGGGGTGAcacttctcagttttctttcaaACTAGATGTTCTAGAGAGCGCTGGCTGTAATCACGTTGAGAGACTGATGCTCCATGACAGCTAAAAGTTGGATTGAGTTTCAGGAGCTTCTATATATAAAGCTGGGGCGACTTAAGTCACCGCACTAATTAAATGCCATCTGGGTGGCTCCTCTGGGTTTTTGAGCCCATCACCCCGTTCAGACCGAGTCAGAGGCCAAGGAGGAGAACATGATGATGGACCTTTTTGAAACTGGCTCCTATTTCTTCTACTTGGATGGGGAAAATGTTACCCTGCAGCCGTTAGAAGTGGCAGAGGGCTCTCCTTTGTATCCAGGGAGTGATGGTACCCTGTCCCCCTGCCAGGACCAAATGCCCCCGGAAGCTGGGAGCGACAGCAGCGGAGAGGAACATGTCCTGGCGCCCCCAGGCCTGCAGCCTCCTCACTGCCCCGGCCAATGCCTGATCTGGGCTTGCAAGACCTGCAAGAGAAAATCTGCCCCCACTGACCGGCGGAAGGCCGCCACCCTGCGCGAGAGGAGGCGGCTAAAGAAAATCAACGAGGCCTTCGAGGCACTGAAGCGGCGGACTGTGGCCAACCCCAACCAGAGACTGCCCAAGGTGGAGATTCTGCGGAGCGCCATCAACTACATCGAGCGGTTGCAGGACCTGCTGCACCGGCTGGATCAGCAGGACAAAATGCAGGAGCTAGGGGTGGACCCCTTCAGCTACAGACCCAAGCAAGAGAATGTAAGCCCAGATGCTGCCGGGGCCGGGGAATGTATAGGCTGATTAGTCGCCCTCCTTGGGGCCTTAACCTCCAGCTGCTCTGTCTCCGTTCGCGTCCTCCTTCCTCACCCGCCCCTCCCGGTCCCTCTCAAATGAACCCCCAGTGACCCATGAACACGGGGTGCCTGCAATAGGCAGGAAATTCGTACCCGGCCTGAGGAAACAGGGGAGACCCCCTCACAAAGggtcccctaccccacccccggAACC contains these protein-coding regions:
- the MYF6 gene encoding myogenic factor 6; this encodes MMMDLFETGSYFFYLDGENVTLQPLEVAEGSPLYPGSDGTLSPCQDQMPPEAGSDSSGEEHVLAPPGLQPPHCPGQCLIWACKTCKRKSAPTDRRKAATLRERRRLKKINEAFEALKRRTVANPNQRLPKVEILRSAINYIERLQDLLHRLDQQDKMQELGVDPFSYRPKQENLEGADFLRTCSSQWPSVSDHSRGLVITAKEGGASIDSSASSSLRCLSSIVDSISSEEPKLPCAEEVVEK